The Gemmatimonadales bacterium genomic sequence GAGGCGGCGCAGCAGGTCGGCCCCCAGGGCCCGGCCCTCCTGCTCCCGGGTCGTCACGCAGGCTTCGGCCGCGCGGTCGAGCACGGCCTCGACGCCGCCCGTGTCGGGCCCGGCGTCCCCCCGCGCCACCCGGACCACCTCGGGCAGGCGCGCCAGCGACGCCAGATCGAGGTCGCCCTTCACGCCCAGCTCGCGGCCCAGCGCGCGCAGCGCCGCGACCAGGGCCCGCGCGCGCTCGGTGTCCACCTCCACCGTCTCGCTCTGCGGCGGCGCCTCCAGCCAGTGCCCCGCGACCGTGACGTGGCCCCGCTGGAAGTGCGCCCGCAGCCGCTCGCGCAGCTCCCCCTCGCGATCGGCCAGCTCCGCCGGCACCCTGAGCTGCACGCTCAGGTGCCGGTGGTTCACGGAGCGGATCTCGATCCGGAGCCGGCCGCCGGCCACTGCGCCCTCGGCGGCCCCGAACCCGGTCATGCTCCTCGCGCTCACGCCGCGGCTGTCCCGGTCAAGCCTTGTAAGATAGCCCCGAGGGCCTAGTTGGTGAACTCCCAGCGCACGCCGTACCGCTGCGCCACCGGCGGCATCGGCACGCCGGGGATCAGGGCGTACTGCTCGTTCCGCGCATTGCGCAGCGTCCAGAACAGCGCCGCGCCCAGCAGCCGCATCTCCGCGCGCCAGTCGAACACCATCGCCCCCGGCAGCCGCACCGGCGCCCCGCTCCCGTCCACGCCCATCGCCCCGTGGCTCCACGACTCCACGCCCACCTCCGC encodes the following:
- a CDS encoding YicC/YloC family endoribonuclease, translating into MTGFGAAEGAVAGGRLRIEIRSVNHRHLSVQLRVPAELADREGELRERLRAHFQRGHVTVAGHWLEAPPQSETVEVDTERARALVAALRALGRELGVKGDLDLASLARLPEVVRVARGDAGPDTGGVEAVLDRAAEACVTTREQEGRALGADLLRRLDALAALGRRVGEAAPGRLVRESERLAAAVKTLAGGVALEPERLAKEIAIIADRLDITEELVRFATHLDAMRQALDGAEPAVGRRLGFLLQEAGREVNTMGSKANDATIAEAVIVMKTELEKLREQVENLE